The Solanum pennellii chromosome 11, SPENNV200 sequence TGCTCCTGAAATGTTAAGGATATGAGAAGCAGAATGAGCTTGTTTTTCGCTGGCTTGGGTCGTGCATTAAGCAAAGAGGGCAGAGCTGCAATGTTGATCGGCGACATGGACATATCTCGATTGACTGTTTATGTGCAGCAAGTCAAAGCGGAGAAGCTGTGGGATAGAGAAGTGTATAGAAATAAGAAATCTAAGACTGGGAATAAGTCTGGACAACAGAAAGATAGTTTGAATCGGCcaaaattttagaaacaaaagGGGTCTACACCATTATTGCTAGTGCCCCTGCACCCAGGAGGAACAAATGTGAGCATTATGGCCAGAATTCACAGAACATTAGGGCTTGACCAATATAATCTCAAGGAATTGTTGCACAAGGAGGTAGTTGGGCTCCTCCATGTGCTAAGTATGGTAGAACCCACCCTGGTTAGTGTCATGATGGACAAATAggttgcttcaagtgtggtcaagagggtcacttcatgagagagtgCCCTAAGAACAGGCAAGGTAGTGGAAATCTGGGCAATATAGCCCAATtttcatcagttgctccactAGACAGGGTTGCACCTATAGGAGACCCTTCTGGTACAGGCGAAGGGGTAAACTGCCTATATGAAATCACTATccgccaagagcaagagaactcttcagatgttgtcactagtatgatcaaagactttacttttgatgtttatgctttgctagaccCA is a genomic window containing:
- the LOC107003914 gene encoding uncharacterized protein LOC107003914 — translated: MRSRMSLFFAGLGRALSKEGRAAMLIGDMDISRLTVYVQQVKAEKLWDREVYRNKKSKTGNKSGQQKDSCFKCGQEGHFMRECPKNRQGSGNLGNIAQFSSVAPLDRVAPIGDPSDPGESLSFLTPYVANKFEILPEKFCEPFGVSTLVGQSILEEKVYRDCPISINHKNNMADLVEVDMVDFDVILNMDWLRACYASIYCRT